The Pontibacter pudoricolor genome contains a region encoding:
- the rpmA gene encoding 50S ribosomal protein L27: MAHKKGAGSSNNGRESHSKRLGVKIYGGQEIIAGNIIVRQRGTAHHPGKNVGMGKDHTLFALIDGKVEFKKSVKNRSYVSVIPNVVAEA; encoded by the coding sequence ATGGCACACAAAAAAGGAGCTGGTAGTTCTAACAACGGTCGTGAGTCGCACTCAAAACGACTGGGTGTTAAGATTTATGGTGGCCAGGAGATTATCGCTGGTAACATCATCGTAAGACAAAGAGGTACGGCACACCACCCGGGTAAAAACGTGGGTATGGGTAAAGACCATACTTTGTTCGCACTTATTGATGGCAAAGTAGAATTTAAGAAAAGCGTTAAGAACCGTTCTTACGTTTCTGTAATTCCTAACGTAGTAGCTGAGGCTTAA
- the metH gene encoding methionine synthase, with translation MQSEKKDTNMKNNHPIYSLLKERVLVLDGAMGTMIQRYQLSEADFRGERFKDHPSDLKGNNDLLSITRPDIIKKIHTEYLEAGADIIETNTFSGTTIAMADYGLEHLVYELNYESAKIAREAADEVEAKDPSHKRFVAGAIGPTNRTASLSPDVNNPGYRAITFDQLVEAYYEQVRGLVDGGADLLLVETVFDTLNCKAALFAIQQFVNDGGKELPIMVSGTITDASGRTLSGQTVEAFYNSISHAPLLSVGFNCALGARQLKTHIQELSRISDCYISAYPNAGLPNAFGGYDETAQQMGAIVEEYLKEGLVNILGGCCGTTPVHTKVIADLVRKYKPHVPTPVAPLPRYSGLEPLTITPESLFVNVGERTNVTGSKMFSRLIVNGQFEEALAVARQQVEGGAQIIDVNMDEGMLDSEQAMTNFLNLIASEPDISKLPIMIDSSKWSVIEAGLKCVQGKSIVNSISLKEGEEAFKKLARKVRQYGAAVVVMAFDETGQADTLERRKEICERSYRILVDEVGFPPQDIIFDPNILAIATGIEEHNNYAVDYIEVVKWIKANLPHALISGGVSNLSFSFRGNDVVREAMHTVFLYYAVQAGMDMGIVNAGMLGVYSEIPAELRDLIEDVIFNRHPDATEKLVTYAETIKGKGKTATAADTAWRDAPVKERLEHALVRGIVDFIEEDTEEARQQAAKTLDVIEGPLMAGMGVVGDLFGAGKMFLPQVVKSARVMKKSVAYLLPFMEAEKLAGDTSKSTAGTILMATVKGDVHDIGKNIVGVVLACNNYEVIDLGVMVHLDKILSEAEAHKVDIIGLSGLITPSLDEMVYVAQEMERRGMKIPLLVGGATTSRVHTAVKIAPQYSGPVVHVHDASRSVTVVSSLLSSERDSYISEIKAEYQKLREDHLSRTKDRAFATIAEARANKYKVDWNTTKPTKPSFIGNKTYTNYPLSEIVPYIDWTPFFHAWELKRQYPKILNDPELGTEATKLFNDAQEMLQEIVDKQLLEARAVIGFYPANVEADDTIEVYTDDSRENVLTEFHTLRQQGKKGANVPNLAFSDFLAPKETGVRDYIGGFVVSAGFGIESLLEKYQAEHDDYKSIMVKALADRLAEAFAELMHAKVRKELWGYAPDENLTNEDLIKENYKGIRPAPGYPGCPDHTEKITLFNLLDAERTSGVILTENLAMYPTAAVSGLYFSHPESKYFGLGKIGEDQVADIAQRKGMTKEELERWLSPNLNYEPKPLAQQAV, from the coding sequence ATGCAAAGCGAGAAGAAGGATACCAACATGAAGAACAACCATCCCATTTACAGTTTATTAAAGGAACGCGTACTTGTGCTTGACGGCGCAATGGGCACCATGATTCAGCGTTACCAGCTTTCGGAAGCCGATTTTCGTGGCGAGCGTTTCAAAGATCATCCTTCCGATCTGAAAGGCAACAACGACCTGCTTTCCATTACCCGCCCGGATATCATCAAGAAGATTCATACGGAATACCTCGAGGCTGGCGCCGATATCATCGAGACCAATACCTTTAGTGGGACAACTATAGCCATGGCGGACTATGGGTTGGAGCACCTGGTATATGAACTGAACTATGAGTCGGCAAAGATAGCACGGGAAGCTGCAGATGAAGTAGAAGCTAAAGATCCTTCGCATAAACGCTTTGTAGCCGGCGCCATTGGTCCGACTAATCGTACAGCCTCGCTTTCTCCGGATGTAAACAACCCAGGCTACCGCGCCATAACATTCGACCAGTTAGTAGAAGCTTATTATGAGCAGGTGCGTGGTTTGGTGGATGGTGGCGCTGACTTGCTGTTAGTAGAAACAGTATTTGATACCCTGAACTGTAAGGCTGCCCTTTTTGCAATACAGCAATTCGTAAATGATGGTGGCAAGGAGCTGCCGATCATGGTTTCCGGAACTATAACCGATGCCAGCGGCCGTACCTTATCTGGCCAGACCGTAGAGGCTTTCTATAACTCCATCTCGCATGCGCCTTTATTAAGTGTTGGCTTTAACTGCGCGTTGGGTGCACGCCAGCTAAAAACACACATCCAGGAGCTTTCCCGCATATCAGACTGCTACATCAGCGCTTACCCGAACGCCGGACTGCCTAACGCCTTTGGTGGTTACGACGAAACAGCCCAGCAGATGGGTGCTATAGTTGAAGAATACCTGAAAGAAGGATTGGTTAATATATTGGGTGGTTGTTGTGGTACAACGCCTGTACATACCAAAGTAATTGCAGACTTGGTGCGAAAGTATAAACCGCACGTTCCTACCCCGGTTGCCCCACTTCCACGCTACAGCGGCCTCGAGCCCCTAACTATAACTCCCGAAAGCCTTTTTGTGAATGTTGGCGAACGCACCAATGTTACCGGCTCCAAAATGTTCTCCCGCCTTATCGTTAACGGTCAGTTTGAAGAGGCCCTGGCAGTTGCGCGTCAGCAGGTAGAAGGTGGTGCGCAGATTATCGACGTGAACATGGACGAAGGTATGCTTGACTCGGAGCAGGCGATGACCAACTTCCTGAACCTGATCGCATCCGAGCCGGATATTTCCAAACTGCCCATCATGATCGACTCTTCGAAATGGAGCGTGATCGAAGCTGGATTAAAGTGTGTGCAGGGTAAATCTATAGTTAACTCCATCTCCCTTAAAGAAGGCGAAGAAGCCTTTAAAAAACTTGCCCGCAAAGTGCGCCAGTATGGTGCGGCTGTTGTAGTAATGGCCTTTGATGAAACAGGTCAGGCCGATACGCTGGAGCGCAGAAAAGAGATCTGTGAGCGTTCGTACCGCATCTTAGTTGACGAAGTGGGTTTTCCGCCACAGGATATTATTTTCGACCCGAACATATTGGCCATTGCTACAGGCATCGAAGAGCATAACAACTATGCCGTTGATTATATTGAAGTAGTAAAATGGATCAAGGCCAACCTACCACATGCGCTGATTAGTGGTGGGGTGAGTAACCTTTCCTTCTCGTTCCGTGGCAACGATGTGGTGCGTGAAGCCATGCATACCGTGTTTTTATACTATGCCGTGCAGGCAGGTATGGACATGGGTATTGTAAATGCCGGTATGCTGGGTGTGTACAGCGAAATACCAGCCGAACTGCGCGACCTGATCGAAGACGTGATCTTTAACCGCCATCCGGATGCTACGGAAAAACTGGTAACCTATGCCGAAACTATAAAAGGCAAAGGCAAAACCGCTACTGCAGCCGACACTGCCTGGCGCGACGCACCAGTTAAAGAGCGTCTGGAACATGCGCTGGTGCGTGGTATAGTTGATTTTATTGAAGAGGACACCGAAGAAGCCCGACAGCAGGCAGCCAAAACACTGGACGTTATCGAAGGACCATTAATGGCTGGTATGGGCGTGGTAGGTGATTTGTTCGGGGCTGGCAAGATGTTTTTGCCGCAGGTAGTCAAAAGTGCCCGCGTAATGAAAAAGTCCGTGGCCTACCTGTTGCCGTTTATGGAAGCCGAAAAACTGGCTGGCGATACTTCTAAATCTACGGCCGGAACTATACTGATGGCAACTGTTAAAGGCGACGTGCACGATATCGGTAAAAACATTGTGGGCGTGGTATTAGCCTGTAACAACTACGAGGTGATAGACCTGGGTGTGATGGTGCACCTGGACAAGATCCTTTCAGAAGCCGAAGCGCATAAAGTTGATATCATTGGCTTGAGCGGGCTCATCACGCCATCGCTGGATGAAATGGTATATGTAGCACAGGAAATGGAGCGCCGGGGCATGAAAATTCCGCTGTTGGTCGGGGGAGCAACTACCTCGCGGGTGCATACAGCCGTGAAGATTGCGCCACAGTACAGCGGGCCGGTTGTGCACGTGCACGATGCGTCCAGGAGTGTAACCGTAGTAAGCAGCCTGCTGAGCAGCGAACGGGATAGCTATATTTCCGAGATCAAAGCAGAGTATCAGAAGCTGCGCGAAGATCACCTGAGCCGTACCAAAGACCGCGCGTTTGCAACTATAGCTGAAGCCCGCGCCAACAAGTATAAAGTGGACTGGAACACAACAAAGCCAACCAAGCCGAGCTTTATCGGTAACAAAACTTATACTAATTACCCGCTTTCAGAAATCGTGCCGTACATCGATTGGACACCTTTCTTCCATGCATGGGAGCTTAAACGCCAGTATCCGAAGATATTAAACGATCCGGAATTAGGAACGGAAGCCACCAAACTCTTTAACGATGCGCAGGAAATGCTGCAGGAGATCGTGGACAAGCAATTGCTGGAAGCGCGCGCTGTCATTGGCTTTTACCCGGCAAATGTGGAGGCCGATGATACTATAGAAGTTTACACAGATGATTCACGTGAAAACGTGCTGACAGAATTCCATACCCTAAGGCAGCAGGGCAAAAAAGGCGCAAATGTGCCAAACCTGGCGTTTTCTGACTTCCTGGCCCCGAAAGAAACCGGTGTGCGGGATTACATTGGAGGCTTTGTGGTATCGGCAGGTTTTGGTATTGAGAGTTTGCTGGAGAAATACCAGGCCGAACACGACGACTATAAATCCATTATGGTGAAAGCCCTCGCCGACAGGTTAGCAGAAGCTTTTGCAGAGCTGATGCACGCTAAGGTTAGAAAGGAGCTATGGGGTTACGCGCCGGATGAGAATCTGACCAACGAAGACCTGATCAAGGAGAACTATAAAGGTATCCGGCCGGCACCAGGTTACCCGGGTTGCCCGGACCATACCGAAAAGATAACGCTGTTTAACCTGCTGGATGCAGAAAGAACATCTGGTGTTATACTTACCGAAAACCTGGCCATGTACCCGACGGCTGCTGTGAGCGGTTTATACTTCTCGCATCCGGAATCGAAATACTTTGGTTTGGGTAAGATTGGCGAAGACCAGGTAGCTGACATTGCACAGCGCAAAGGTATGACCAAAGAAGAACTGGAACGCTGGCTGTCGCCTAACCTGAACTATGAGCCAAAGCCGTTGGCACAGCAGGCAGTTTAG
- the metF gene encoding methylenetetrahydrofolate reductase [NAD(P)H], whose translation MKVTDHFRNANGKTLFTFEILPPLKGENMRTLFNHIDPLMEFEPPFIDVTYHREEYVYKQRENGLLEKRTTRKRPGTVGICAAIQNNYKVDTVPHLICGGFNKEETENALIDLHFLGIDNVLVLRGDCVKSEQRFVPEPGGHHYATELIGQVVDMNCGRYLDDEQAFHNNTDFCIGVAGYPEKHFEAPNLKSDLRWLKKKVELGAEYIVTQMFFDNQKYFDFVNRCREEGITVPIIPGLKPMTTKSQLTLLPSLFHIEVPCDLADAIEDCPDNKAAAQVGVDWAIQQSKELMEFGVPCLHYYSMGKSESVRKVAEALF comes from the coding sequence TTGAAAGTAACAGACCACTTCAGGAATGCCAACGGAAAAACGTTGTTCACTTTTGAAATACTGCCTCCACTAAAGGGGGAGAATATGCGTACCCTTTTCAATCACATCGACCCATTGATGGAGTTTGAACCACCTTTTATAGACGTGACTTACCATCGGGAAGAGTATGTGTATAAGCAGCGCGAAAATGGGTTACTGGAGAAGCGCACGACACGCAAGCGTCCGGGTACTGTTGGCATTTGTGCGGCTATCCAGAACAACTATAAAGTAGATACAGTGCCGCACCTGATTTGTGGTGGTTTTAACAAAGAGGAAACGGAGAACGCGTTAATCGACCTGCACTTTCTGGGAATAGATAATGTACTGGTGCTGCGCGGAGATTGTGTGAAGAGCGAACAGCGCTTTGTGCCGGAACCTGGCGGGCACCATTATGCAACCGAGCTGATCGGGCAGGTGGTGGATATGAATTGTGGCCGTTACCTGGATGATGAGCAGGCTTTTCATAATAATACTGACTTCTGTATTGGCGTGGCCGGTTACCCGGAAAAGCATTTTGAGGCCCCTAACCTGAAATCGGACCTGCGCTGGCTAAAGAAGAAGGTGGAGCTGGGTGCGGAGTATATAGTAACACAGATGTTCTTCGATAACCAGAAATATTTTGATTTCGTGAACCGCTGCCGTGAAGAAGGTATAACTGTGCCGATCATTCCGGGATTGAAACCGATGACCACTAAAAGCCAACTGACCTTACTGCCGAGCCTGTTCCACATTGAAGTTCCGTGTGACCTGGCCGATGCCATAGAAGATTGCCCGGATAACAAGGCTGCAGCGCAGGTGGGCGTAGACTGGGCAATACAGCAATCCAAAGAGCTGATGGAATTTGGTGTGCCCTGCCTGCACTATTATTCTATGGGTAAATCAGAATCAGTCAGAAAAGTAGCCGAAGCTTTATTTTAA